The Oncorhynchus nerka isolate Pitt River linkage group LG11, Oner_Uvic_2.0, whole genome shotgun sequence genome includes the window CCCCCCTCATATTCGTCTGGATGTTGAAAATGTTTTGTCTATCTTTGTAATATGTCTGTATCTATGTCATTATATATGTACATGTAGTTATGGAAATAAGTCCCTGACTTTATTGTTCAATCCCATTCACTTTAAAAAAATCTTTGTTTATGTGTTTTTTAAACTGacaaataaaatcaatcaatccAAACTGTGCAGCGGCCAATTGATGAAtagaaagagacatctgttacaaaacaccttAAAAGTTTTGTAACGTTCAGAGATTGCCAAGCCTTCAATTACGGGTAAGCCTACAAGGTTGCAAGGGATGTATTTTATGATTGTTGAGAGTGACATAGTCTATTTATTTTGTTGTTGAAAATGCATGCCATGATATTGAAGTGCTCGAAGTCAGTATGCTTTGTTTATTAGTTGAGTGGTGCACTGTAGCTGTGCGTAggtaaatcactggggaagccaagctaGAAAAAAAGGCATATTACAACAATtatgataattgtgttgtttggtGTACAACATGATAATTCATATGCCTTGCCAGcgtgatatatacagtggggcaaaaaagtatttagtcagccaccaattgcgcaagttctcccacttaaaaagatgagagaggcctgtaattttcatcataggtacatttcaactatgacagacaaaatgagaaagaaaaatccagaaaatcacatcgtaggattttttatgaatttatttgcaaattatggtgggaaaaaagtatttggtcaataacaaaagtttatctcaatactttgttatataccctttgttggcaatgacagaggtcaaacgttttctgtaaatctttttcacacactgttgctggtattttggcccattcctccatgcagatctcctctagagcagtgatgttttggggctgttgctgggcaacacagactttcaactccctccaaagattttctatggggttgagatctggagactggctaggccactccaggaccttgaaatgcttcttacgaagccactccttcattgcccgggcggtgtgtttgggatcattgtcatgctgaaagacccagccacgtttcatcttcaatgcccttgctgatggaaggaggttttcactcaaaatctcacaatacatggccccattcattctttcctttacatggatcagtcgtcctgttccctttgcagaaaaacagccccaaagcatgatgtttccacccccatgcttcacagtaggtatagtgttctttggatgcaactcagcattctttatcctccaaacacgacaagttgagtttttaccaaaaagttatattttggtttcatctgaccatatgacattctcccaatcttcttctggatcatccaaatgctctctagcaaacttcagacgggcctggacatgttctggcttaagcagggggacacgtctggcactgcaggatttgagtccctggcggcgtagtgtgttactgatggtaggctttgttactttggtcccagctctctgcagatcattcactaggtccccccgtgtggttctgggatttttgctcaccgttcttgtgatcattttgaccccaaggggtgagatcttgcgtggagccccagatcaagggagattatcagtggttttgTATCTCTtcaatttcctaataattgctcccacagttgatttcttcaaaccaagctgcttacctattgcagattcagtcttcccagcctggtgcaggtctacaattttgtttctggtgtcctttgacagctctttggtcttggccatagtggagtttggagtgtggctgtttgaggttgtggacaggtgtcttttatactgataacaagttcaaacaggtgccattaatacaggtaatgagtggaggacagaggagcctcttaaagaagttacaggtctgtgagagccagaaattttgcttgtttgtaggtgaccaaatacttattttccaccataatttgcaaataaattcattaaaaatcctacaatgtgattttctggattttttttcttctcattttgtctgtcatagttgaagtgtacctatgatgaaaattacaggcctctctcatctttttaagtgggagaacttgcacaattggtgcaattttgccccactgtatatcccacTACCCTATCACATGGAAACACCAGCAGGATCACTGGCATAAGGGGGCGAGTAGCACCTTCCTTTGTAAGTTCTAAATAGACAGTACACAGATAGGTCCCTGTGCTGAATGAAATAGCCTCTGATTCCTCCTGCTGTGTAGAACTAAGGCAGGGAATGCAACACAGAACCAGTGTCTACTGAGTAATCCACATAGATGTGCACCCGATCATAGGCAGTTCATTCTCAATTACTGTCACGTCAATTGTCTTTCAAAACGTGGTGTCGCTGTCATCTTTCAAATAAACACAACCAAGATATATGTATGTGCAAGACATATTTTATTTCAAGgcaatagatatatacagttagCTGATAGAAAAGTAGAAAAGGGTAGGTACAAAAGGGTATACACATTACTCAGGTGTAATATGGTCGATTAAAGTAAGGTATAAAATCGTACACACGTGAAATTGGTAACAATATACAAACATCATTGCTCTACTTTAAAGCAAACTGTAATACTCTATGGTTGTGGACACGCGAGGGAGACCAATACCATCATCGCCACTGTTGTGGTAGGAGCTAAACTCCTCAACAATATCGATGTAATTACCTACGGAATTACCATCTGAGGGGAATGTGAACATGTTATTGGCATTCCTGCCATTGAAGCAGGAACTGCTATCATCTTTGGCCCGTTGCTGGgccaggtgaggtgttactgtgtccCATCCCAATCCTGGAGGCCAACAAAGCTATGACATGGACCAAAGTAGCACCTTCACTGGGTTTACAATCTAACACAACGTTAAGCCGCCTGTCTTGTGGTGACACGTACTGAGCTGTAAACCACCCACAAAGATAGAATACCATTCTTCTAAACTCTATGCTCGAGGTGAGGTTTCTCAGTGTGTTGCCAACAACTGTGACTACCTTAGACTGGCCTCTCCTGGGCAACGAAGTGCAGCACATAGTCAAAATGATCTGTTTCTTCAAGACAAAACGGCACCAATGAAACCTGTAGGACCCAAGTGACACATTGAACAATCTCGGTAGGGAGTCATCAGGTCCGATCAGCTTCTCCGTTCTGGGAAGGGGACGGGTTCCCACCACAACGTGATCCAAGAACCCAGGTACATGAGGGATGCAGACATATCTGTAGGCCACCTCTTCTGGCATTGCTTCGTTTACCCAGTACCTGAAGGACATGGTGTCATTCACTGTGACGAGATGGTTGAACGCTGTGTGGGAAGAGAACACTGTCAGTCCAGCTACATTATCAGGGCTGGTCATAGTAGTATAACATAGACAGATATATCTATAAATGGTAATATACATACCTCTTTTCAGGGAGTCAACTCCAGGGGATTGCTCCTCATTCATAATCAGCTGCAAATGGACGTTGACCTCCTTGTCAGTCTTGAACATATCATCTATGTTGAGTTCCAGATCCCAGTCTCCTACATTCTCCAGAGCAGGGCAATTTGCAAGGGTGTTGGCTGTGGTGCTTACAGCGGCCCTTGTGGACGACATATTGTGTAGGCGGCAACCACTTTGTTCACTGTAACACAGTGGACAGCCGCCAGCACATTGCATGGGCCTGTTCAGCTGAATCGAGTAGTTGTTACAGATGAACGCTCTGTTGAACTTCTTTTTTTTACATGTGCCGCATATAGTCAACTGTTTCACCACAGGGATTATCATCGCAATGGATGACACTGTAGCCCCGTCGCTGTCCAGGTTATATCGGCTGGGACCAGGCACAGGTTCTTCATAGGTGACAGCCGCTTCGGATTGTGGTGGTGTGGGGAACAATGTCCTTTGCGACTGTAAAGATGTCACTGGCTTGAGTTTGCACACGTTGAACCCGTGTATATCAACAGTCTGCTGTGACGTTTCAGGCACTTGAGATGCTGGTTGTTCGGGATGTAGGACCCGGGCCTCCTGCTGCGGTCGAGGCACTTGATGAAACGTTTCCAGATGCACCTCAACCTGCTGGGCCTCTAGAGGCTGTGccgactgttgttgttgttgaaatacATATTCACCACAGACCCTCTCAAGAGCAAACATGGAGTTGTCTGGGTACCCGAGAGGGTCCATGTCACCAATACAGGCATTGAAGGCGTTGAGTTCCACATCTGTAGGCTGGGTTACCACATTAGAGATGGCGCTTGAAGGTGGTATCATAGTGGGAAGGGGATCGGTTGTAGCAGAAAATATTGAACCTGGACAAGAGTCAACGTTCAACTGTGGCCTACTGAAATGCGGCTCGGGATGCATAGAATTGAGACACTTCACACTCTTGAAAGGCGTTTGCATATTCCACATCGGTTAGCATATCATCCGGAACTCTCTCGGTACCCCTGTAACACAAGGCAGAAACAAGTCACCCCTCTACCCAAAGGCAATAGATTACTGTTCAGTAATAACACAATGTGTGTGATAGTTACACTTACGTGACACATGTCATGCTATCCAGGGCAGCATCAACCTCCTCTGATGTATCACACCCAGACATGGCTGTGATGCTATCCACGGCAGTCTCAGGTTCCTTTGAGGTAGCACACCCGGCCCTGGTTACTTGCTCTGTCGCAGAGACAACTTCATCAGCCCTATCTTGATACCCAGGCGCAGCTAATACAATTGCATGGTCAACTCTACATTCAGGCACATTGTGAGACATTTCACATGTTTCACCAATAGGTTGTTGGAACGATGGTTCAGTTGTAGACTGGGGCTTGGGTACAGCAGACACTATCTCCTTGGTCTGAGTCTCATCAGAGTCTGGGTCCTCGGTCTGTGTCTCAGCAGATTCTGGGGTCTGAGTCGCAGCAGACACAGTCTCAGCGGACACTACCTCATTGGTCTGAGTTTCATCCAAGTCTGGCTCCTTGGTCTAAGTCTCATCAGAGTCTGGGTTCTGAGTCTCTGCAGACACAGTCTCAGCGGACACTACCTCCTTGGTCTGAGTCTCATCAGAGTCTGGCTCCTCGGTCTGCGTCTCAGCAGATTCTGGGGTCTGAGTCTCAGCGGACACTTCCTCCTTGGTCTGAGTCTCATCAGAGTCTGGCTCCTGGGTTTGCGTCGTGGGGGAATTAGGCACAGTGCATACCGTCCCAGAACAGGCAGCATCCTCTGTATACTGATACTCTGGCTCAGCAGATACACATGGTTCAGTATCAGCGTCTTGTTGGACTCCAGTCACTCTGGTACTTTTTTGTTTGATAGGTACACTATGTTTGACTGGAGAGGATACCCTTTCCGCGACATGTTTGGGTACAGAATTGTGACAGTCATCCTTGTCATCATCGCGAGTGTGAACAGAGTCACTGGAGGAACTTGTGTTGCTTCCATCTCCGCTATCATCTGCACTGGGTTCATTAGGTACTTTTGTCCCGATTCCACTGCTGGAGTTGACGCTTTCATCTCCGCTATCATCTGCACCGGGTTCTCTAGGTAGGTTAGCCTCCTCATTGGTATCCGTGACATGGTGTAGAACCTCTGATGTGCCAATGTCTACTTCCTCACTGTTGTTCGGTCTCCTGTTGAACATCTTTCTGCAACCACTTTTAATGCTCGTCTGAGAACCAGGCTGATTGTAGGACATGTCGACCGATCTCTTCTTAATATTGTCCACAGTCACAGGTTTCTGATGTGTGCCAGTGGACGGTCTATGTGATCTAGGCATGCTGTGGCTTTGTGAAGAAAACCTGTTTTCATATCTGCCAATCTTTGCCGATGTGACGCTGCTACCAAGACCACCATTGCGGCCGCTGCTACAGGAGACTTCGGGACACAACCTTTGAGCTTTAAGGCCTGTATTGGGTTCTTTGCTTCGCCTACAGTTGACAGAACTATGGGTCATGTCTCTGCTGCCGCTGGTGGTGTGAGCTCGGCTGTGGTCCCTGGGAGACTGGGCCCTGATGCTGTCCCTTGGCGGGtgggaccgactgctgcccctggtgggctggggcCGACTGCTGACATTGTCATGATGTCCGTGTCTCTCACCAGTCTTGCGTTGTTTTTTGGCAGGTTGTCCTTCACAGGGTTGCAGTATCCATTCTGGAGGTTTACGGCGTTTCACCTGTGCTGTAGTAGGAGCAAGACAAACGTTTTGTGGCCGTTTGTTGTACCGAGTTGGCGGTCCATTGTAACCTTGGTCTTCGGTGACAGTCCTATGTCATGACtaaccccacatatgctctctctaattctctctttctttctctctctcggaggacctgagccctaggaccgtgccccaggactacctgacatgatgactccttgctgtccccagtccacctgactgtgctgctgctccagtttcaactgttctgccttattattattcgaccatgctggtcatttatgaacatttgaacatcttggccatgttctgttataatctccacccggcacagccagaagaggactggccaccccacatagcctggttcctctctaggtttcttcctaggttttggcctttctagggagtttttcctagccaccgtgcttctacacctgcattgcttgctgtttggggttttaggctgggtttctgtacagcactttgagatatcagctgatgtacgaagggctatataaattgatttggtttgatttgatttgtaaccTGTTTTTGTAACCTGTTTTTTAAGTCAAAGGGTTGGGGGTGTCTAGGGTACACAGGTACATTGTGTGGAACCAGAAGGTGGTGTTGatatgtgttctctgtgttataCAGCCTGTCATTAGAGACTCTTTCATGCCTCCTTCTCTGCTGTATGTTGCGCAAGCGAGAGGGTGTAGATTCCCTCAACTGTGTATATTCCTCAACTCTTAGGGCCATATTGGGATGCTGGTAGTACCATTCGCCTCTGTTAT containing:
- the LOC115137711 gene encoding uncharacterized protein LOC115137711 isoform X1, translated to MWNMQTPFKSVKCLNSMHPEPHFSRPQLNVDSCPGSIFSATTDPLPTMIPPSSAISNVVTQPTDVELNAFNACIGDMDPLGYPDNSMFALERVCGEYVFQQQQQSAQPLEAQQVEVHLETFHQVPRPQQEARVLHPEQPASQVPETSQQTVDIHGFNVCKLKPVTSLQSQRTLFPTPPQSEAAVTYEEPVPGPSRYNLDSDGATVSSIAMIIPVVKQLTICGTCKKKKFNRAFICNNYSIQLNRPMQCAGGCPLCYSEQSGCRLHNMSSTRAAVSTTANTLANCPALENVGDWDLELNIDDMFKTDKEVNVHLQLIMNEEQSPGVDSLKRAFNHLVTVNDTMSFRYWVNEAMPEEVAYRYVCIPHVPGFLDHVVVGTRPLPRTEKLIGPDDSLPRLFNVSLGSYRFHWCRFVLKKQIILTMCCTSLPRRGQSKVVTVVGNTLRNLTSSIEFRRMVFYLCGWFTAQYVSPQDRRLNVVLDCKPSEGATLVHVIALLASRIGMGHSNTSPGPATGQR
- the LOC115137711 gene encoding otolith matrix protein OMM-64-like isoform X2 — translated: MTHSSVNCRRSKEPNTGLKAQRLCPEVSCSSGRNGGLGSSVTSAKIGRYENRFSSQSHSMPRSHRPSTGTHQKPVTVDNIKKRSVDMSYNQPGSQTSIKSGCRKMFNRRPNNSEEVDIGTSEVLHHVTDTNEEANLPREPGADDSGDESVNSSSGIGTKVPNEPSADDSGDGSNTSSSSDSVHTRDDDKDDCHNSVPKHVAERVSSPVKHSVPIKQKSTRVTGVQQDADTEPCVSAEPEYQYTEDAACSGTVCTVPNSPTTQTQEPDSDETQTKEEVSAETQTPESAETQTEEPDSDETQTKEVVSAETVSAETQNPDSDET